One segment of Belonocnema kinseyi isolate 2016_QV_RU_SX_M_011 chromosome 7, B_treatae_v1, whole genome shotgun sequence DNA contains the following:
- the LOC117176972 gene encoding rhythmically expressed gene 5 protein encodes MKMRLSSFAVSFLGLCLVSRISGSAIPIWEYLTRDEKMSHLYKIFSQQVEKYCSRSSLPDCNKNFLVTGMQKLASISNDRLDLLDPYQRDSEDMIWRALAGGSRRNEQEVEERYSGLPDYTESGNELAEESARVEDYIRPADHPGPFLVGPMVFRVMPDGRPVPGDSQGPLPKDEDIDELRYPHVPSIQEIETKTNSRFFKKPGQPFNNALGSPLHERRPLPSYRFYIRGRPYNHPLRERSFSGISREMRYY; translated from the exons ATGAAAATGAGGCTCTCTTCTTTTGCTGTCTCGTTTCTGGGACTGTGTCTCGTTTCCAGAATCTCAGGATCTGCTATCCCCATCTGGGAATATCTCACAAGGGATGAAAAA atgagtCACTTGTACAAGATCTTTAGTCAACAGGTTGAAAAATACTGTTCTCGTTCTTCATTGCCAGACTGCAACAAAAATTTCTTAGTGACTGGTATGCAAAAACTGGCCAGCATAAGCAACGATCGTTTGGATCTATTGGACCCTTATCAACGAGATTCTGAAGATATga tttggcGAGCTTTGGCAGGAGGAAGTAGAAGAAACGAGCAAGAAGTCGAGGAGCGTTATTCTGGCCTTCCAg ATTATACCGAAAGTGGCAATGAATTGGCAGAAGAATCAGCACGAGTTGAGGACTACATTCGTCCAGCAGATCATCCAGGTCCTTTCCTCGTTGGTCCCATGGTCTTCCGGGTGATGCCAGACGGTCGTCCAGTTCCTGGCGACAGCCAAGGTCCCCTTCCCAAGGACGAAGACATCGACGAACTCAGATATCCTCATGTTCCTTCAATCCAGGAAATCGAAACAAAAACCAATAGTCGCTTCTTTAAAAAACCAGGGCAACCCTTCAACAACGCCCTCGGTTCGCCCCTACACGAACGTCGCCCACTGCCCTCCTACCGTTTCTACATCAGAGGTCGTCCCTACAATCACCCCCTTCGCGAACGAAGTTTCTCCGGAATTTCCCGCGAAATGCGCTACTATTAA